From Candidatus Neptunochlamydia vexilliferae, one genomic window encodes:
- the fumC gene encoding class II fumarate hydratase, whose amino-acid sequence MRKEQDSLGTVEVPEDRYWGAQTERSRQNFPVGGEKMPKEVIYGLATVKKASAIVNHEMGLLPKEKLTMILDAADVILAGKLDDHFPLVVWQTGSGTQTNMNVNEVISNYAIEKAGGTMGSKEPIHPNDDVNKSQSSNDTFPTAAHIAATLKIKEDLLPHLKVFLEGLKTKEKAFGKIVKIGRTHLMDAVPLTLGQEFSGYAAMIEYGIRAIETALPHLSEIALGGTAVGTGLNAPKGFSEKVAAVISDLTGTPFTTAPNKFEAIAADDALVEMSGALRLLAGSLLKITNDIRWMASGPRSGIGELILPSNEPGSSIMPGKVNPTQCESLSQICIQVMGNDTTIATAGSQGNFELNVYRPVMIYNLLQSIQLLADGAKNFHDRCLEGIEANTKHINALVERSLMLVTALNPVIGYDKAAEIAKKAYEEHTTLKEAALSMGYLTADAFDKAVDPSKMT is encoded by the coding sequence ATGAGGAAAGAGCAAGATAGCCTTGGGACCGTTGAGGTTCCTGAGGACAGGTATTGGGGGGCGCAGACCGAGCGGTCGCGGCAAAACTTCCCCGTTGGGGGAGAGAAGATGCCGAAGGAGGTCATCTATGGCCTTGCCACGGTCAAAAAAGCCTCTGCCATCGTCAACCATGAGATGGGGCTCCTTCCGAAAGAAAAACTCACGATGATCCTAGATGCAGCCGATGTGATTTTAGCGGGCAAGCTCGATGATCATTTCCCCCTCGTTGTCTGGCAAACCGGTTCGGGAACCCAGACCAACATGAACGTCAATGAGGTCATCAGCAATTACGCCATTGAAAAAGCAGGGGGGACGATGGGCTCCAAAGAGCCGATTCACCCCAATGATGATGTCAATAAGTCGCAATCTTCGAACGACACCTTCCCCACAGCTGCCCACATCGCAGCCACCCTCAAGATAAAAGAAGATCTCTTGCCCCACCTAAAGGTTTTCCTCGAGGGGCTTAAGACCAAAGAAAAGGCCTTTGGAAAGATTGTGAAGATTGGGCGGACCCACCTGATGGACGCCGTTCCCTTGACTTTAGGCCAAGAGTTTTCGGGCTATGCCGCGATGATCGAGTATGGGATCCGAGCGATTGAAACGGCCCTTCCCCATCTTTCGGAAATCGCCCTTGGAGGAACTGCTGTTGGAACAGGGCTGAACGCCCCTAAAGGGTTTTCTGAAAAAGTGGCAGCGGTCATTTCTGACCTGACCGGCACACCCTTTACAACAGCGCCCAATAAGTTTGAGGCAATTGCTGCCGATGATGCCCTTGTTGAGATGAGTGGCGCCCTCCGCCTTTTGGCCGGCTCCCTTCTCAAGATCACCAACGATATCCGGTGGATGGCCTCCGGTCCCCGTTCGGGAATCGGTGAGCTCATCCTTCCAAGCAATGAGCCCGGCTCTTCGATCATGCCGGGGAAGGTCAACCCGACCCAATGCGAATCCCTTTCTCAAATTTGCATCCAGGTGATGGGAAATGATACCACGATCGCCACAGCAGGCTCGCAAGGAAACTTCGAGCTCAATGTCTACCGCCCCGTTATGATCTATAACCTTCTCCAGTCGATCCAGCTCCTTGCCGATGGAGCGAAAAACTTCCATGACCGGTGTCTAGAGGGGATCGAGGCAAACACCAAACACATCAACGCCCTTGTCGAACGGTCTCTGATGCTTGTCACCGCCCTTAACCCCGTTATTGGGTATGATAAAGCGGCTGAAATCGCCAAAAAGGCCTATGAGGAACACACGACCCTTAAAGAAGCGGCTCTTTCTATGGGCTACCTGACTGCTGACGCATTTGACAAAGCGGTCGATCCTTCAAAA